The proteins below come from a single Triticum aestivum cultivar Chinese Spring chromosome 5D, IWGSC CS RefSeq v2.1, whole genome shotgun sequence genomic window:
- the LOC123124489 gene encoding indole-3-pyruvate monooxygenase YUCCA1 gives MPVSHRDLQLDAQPSAALLDCGQDGDVPRRVWVPGPVIVGAGPSGLATAACLKARGVPSLVLERDACVAASWRHRTYERMRLHLPRCFCELPLAPFPPGTPPYPTRDQFVAYLDDYARAFAVEPLLGARVRVAAYDAAIGFWRVTVEVVGKDAMTTMTTEFMSRWLVVATGENAEPVWPDGVEGMDVYRGTMMHTSTYKRGDEFAGKKVLVVGCGNSGMEVSLDLCDNGAKASMVVRDKLHVLPRDILGISTFGLSVFLLKWFPMKWVDALFLFFSRLILGDTEKYGLQRPKIGPLQIKKSTGKTPVLDIGALRKIRDGEIKVVPAINRFTESGVEFADGRKEDFDDVILATGYKSNVPSWLKEDEFFSQSDGFPRMAFPHSWRGKNGLYATGFTRRGLMGSSYDASRIAADIANQWTEALARNITAHNNA, from the exons ATGCCAGTCTCGCACCGGGACTTGCAGCTTGACGCCCAGCCCTCCGCCGCCCTActagactgcggtcaggacggggATGTCCCGAGACGGGTGTGGGTGCCGGGGCCGGTGATCGTCGGCGCGGGGCCGTCCGGGCTGGCGACGGCGGCCTGCCTCAAGGCTCGCGGGGTGCCGTCGCTGGTGCTGGAGCGGGACGCCTGCGTGGCGGCGTCATGGCGGCACCGCACGTACGAGCGGATGCGGCTTCACCTGCCGCGCTGCTTCTGCGAGCTCCCCCTTGCGCCTTTCCCGCCGGGCACGCCGCCGTATCCGACAAGGGACCAGTTCGTCGCCTACCTTGACGACTACGCGCGCGCCTTCGCCGTCGAGCCGCTCCTCGGCGCGCGCGTCCGGGTCGCCGCCTACGACGCCGCCATCGGCTTCTGGAGGGTCACCGTCGAAGTCGTCGGCAAAGACGCTATGACAACGATGACGACGGAGTTCATGTCTCGCTGGCTCGTGGTGGCCACCGGCGAGAATGCGGAGCCTGTGTGGCCTGACGGTGTGGAGGGTATGGACGTCTACCGCGGCACGATGATGCACACAAGCACCTACAAGAGAGGGGACGAGTTCGCCGGAAAGAAGGTGCTCGTTGTCGGCTGCGGTAACTCCGGCATGGAGGTCAGCCTCGACCTCTGCGACAATGGCGCAAAGGCATCCATGGTTGTCAGGGACAAG CTTCATGTGTTGCCTAGGGATATACTAGGCATCTCAACATTTGGCCTATCAGTATTCCTTCTCAAGTGGTTTCCCATGAAATGGGTTGATGCCTTGTTCCTCTTCTTCTCGAGGTTGATACTTGGCGACACTGAAAAATACGGGCTCCAACGACCTAAGATTGGCCCGCTCCAAATCAAGAAATCAACCGGAAAAACACCAGTGCTCGACATTGGAGCTCTGAGAAAGATCAGGGATGGCGAAATAAAG GTGGTCCCCGCAATAAACCGGTTCACCGAGAGCGGTGTTGAATTTGCAGACGGACGTAAGGAGGACTTCGATGATGTCATCCTCGCCACCGGGTACAAAAGCAACGTGCCATCATGGCTCAAG GAGGACGAATTTTTCAGCCAGAGTGATGGGTTCCCCAGGATGGCATTCCCGCACAGCTGGAGAGGCAAGAACGGCCTCTATGCCACGGGCTTCACAAGGAGGGGTCTCATGGGTTCCTCCTATGACGCCTCCAGAATCGCCGCTGACATCGCCAACCAGtggaccgaggccctcgccaggaatATCACCGCTCACAATAATGCTTGA